One window of Nocardioides dongkuii genomic DNA carries:
- a CDS encoding carbohydrate ABC transporter permease — protein sequence MSSTYVATPEVDAGKTPPAGSDRSRAEGRLAAKLVAPAVIVMLVVTAFPILRALWLSFYSYSLTAPDDREFVGLSNYITALTDSLFWRDIGVTVLYMLVTVAIELVIGFIFAMVMHRVIFARGVIRTSILIPYGIITVVSGFAWQFAFTYQNGFVNGWLPFIDEQFNWFGDTTPAVIAIMVSEIWKTTPFMSLLLLAGLAQVSEDMIEAAKVDGATWWQRLWKVILPNMRAAIMVAVLFRALDAYRIFDNIYVMTAGAVGTESISFLTYRQTIEQFQLGMGSALAVLLFLSVLLVAFLIVKLFRVDLAQARGE from the coding sequence GTGAGCAGCACCTACGTCGCCACCCCGGAGGTCGACGCCGGGAAGACCCCGCCCGCCGGTAGCGACCGGTCGCGCGCCGAGGGACGGTTGGCCGCCAAGCTCGTCGCCCCCGCAGTGATCGTGATGCTCGTGGTCACCGCGTTCCCGATCCTGCGGGCGCTGTGGCTCTCCTTCTACAGCTACTCCCTCACCGCACCCGACGACCGCGAGTTCGTCGGCCTGAGCAACTACATCACCGCGCTGACCGACAGCCTGTTCTGGCGCGACATCGGCGTCACCGTGCTCTACATGCTGGTGACCGTCGCGATCGAGCTGGTCATCGGCTTCATCTTCGCGATGGTCATGCACCGGGTGATCTTCGCCCGGGGCGTGATCCGGACCTCGATCCTGATCCCCTACGGCATCATCACCGTCGTCTCCGGCTTCGCCTGGCAGTTCGCCTTCACCTACCAGAACGGCTTCGTCAACGGCTGGCTCCCGTTCATCGACGAGCAGTTCAACTGGTTCGGCGACACCACGCCCGCGGTCATCGCGATCATGGTCTCCGAGATCTGGAAGACCACGCCCTTCATGTCCCTGCTGCTCCTCGCCGGGCTCGCCCAGGTGTCGGAGGACATGATCGAGGCGGCGAAGGTCGACGGGGCCACCTGGTGGCAGCGGCTGTGGAAGGTGATCCTCCCGAACATGCGGGCCGCGATCATGGTGGCGGTGCTCTTCCGCGCACTGGACGCCTACCGGATCTTCGACAACATCTACGTGATGACCGCCGGTGCCGTCGGCACGGAGTCGATCTCGTTCCTCACCTACCGGCAGACCATCGAGCAGTTCCAGCTCGGCATGGGCTCCGCGCTCGCCGTGCTGCTGTTCCTCTCGGTGCTGCTGGTGGCGTTCTTGATCGTCAAGCTTTTCCGTGTCGACCTGGCCCAGGCCCGAGGGGAGTGA
- a CDS encoding extracellular solute-binding protein — MSRTSARPARRARARRRVALAAAAVLGGTLLAACSEEGKPVLTWYINPDGVEVLDVIAERCSTDRYDIETELLPTGATDQRIQLARRLAAEDDTTDLMNLDPVFVPEFANAGWLEEMPDDVVTEDTLDGIAETVRWDDRIYAIPLWANTQVLWYRKSLAKEAGLDMSRPVTWDQVIDAASSVPGATVGVQANKYEAYVVWINALVQGAGGEIISDAEAGKDASVDIDSEAGRAAAAVIEKLAKSRAAQSDLSVSNEGTSLPAMFAGPGEFMTNWTFVYKNYAPSPENGITEEQYEDLGWARYPRTVPDMESRPPVGGIDVGVGAFSKHRDFAVEAAQCITDTDSQVALAVDAGLMPATATAYEAPELAEAYPPDLLELFRESVDSGGPRPKSAYYATISSAIQSVWHSPDSVDESTPKESADFLAEVLEGKALL; from the coding sequence GAGCAGAACGTCCGCACGACCAGCACGCCGCGCAAGGGCACGTCGGCGGGTCGCGCTCGCCGCCGCCGCCGTCCTGGGAGGCACCCTGCTCGCCGCGTGCAGCGAGGAGGGGAAGCCGGTCCTGACCTGGTACATCAACCCCGACGGCGTCGAGGTCCTCGACGTGATCGCGGAGCGGTGCAGCACCGACCGGTACGACATCGAGACCGAGCTGCTGCCCACCGGCGCGACCGACCAGCGGATCCAGCTCGCGCGTCGCCTCGCCGCCGAGGACGACACCACCGACCTGATGAACCTCGACCCGGTCTTCGTGCCGGAGTTCGCCAACGCCGGGTGGCTGGAGGAGATGCCCGACGACGTCGTCACCGAGGACACGCTCGACGGCATCGCCGAGACCGTGCGCTGGGACGACCGCATCTACGCGATCCCGCTCTGGGCCAACACCCAGGTGCTCTGGTACCGCAAGTCGCTGGCCAAGGAGGCCGGGCTGGACATGAGCCGGCCGGTCACCTGGGACCAGGTCATCGACGCCGCCTCCTCGGTCCCCGGCGCCACGGTCGGCGTCCAGGCCAACAAGTACGAGGCGTACGTCGTGTGGATCAATGCGCTCGTCCAGGGCGCGGGCGGCGAGATCATCTCCGACGCCGAGGCCGGCAAGGACGCCTCGGTCGACATCGACTCCGAGGCCGGCCGTGCCGCGGCGGCGGTGATCGAGAAGCTCGCGAAGTCCCGCGCCGCGCAGAGCGACCTCAGCGTCTCCAACGAGGGCACCAGCCTCCCCGCGATGTTCGCGGGGCCGGGTGAGTTCATGACCAACTGGACCTTCGTCTACAAGAACTACGCCCCCTCCCCCGAGAACGGCATCACCGAGGAGCAGTACGAGGACCTCGGCTGGGCCCGCTACCCCCGGACGGTCCCGGACATGGAGTCCCGGCCCCCGGTCGGCGGCATCGACGTCGGGGTGGGCGCGTTCAGCAAGCACCGCGACTTCGCCGTCGAGGCCGCGCAGTGCATCACCGACACCGACTCCCAGGTGGCTCTCGCCGTCGACGCCGGGCTGATGCCGGCGACCGCGACGGCGTACGAGGCACCGGAGCTCGCCGAGGCCTACCCGCCCGACCTGCTCGAGCTGTTCCGGGAGAGCGTCGACTCGGGCGGTCCCCGCCCCAAGAGCGCCTACTACGCCACGATCTCAAGCGCGATCCAGAGCGTGTGGCACTCCCCCGACTCGGTCGATGAGTCGACACCGAAGGAGTCCGCGGACTTCCTCGCCGAGGTCCTGGAAGGGAAGGCCCTGCTGTGA